A window of the Fibrobacter sp. UWH6 genome harbors these coding sequences:
- a CDS encoding 16S rRNA (uracil(1498)-N(3))-methyltransferase: protein MGKDNCYFMAMKTPDSRFYCPLITEGTITLDENESTHAVRVCRAAVGDVLQLSDGLGHYADGTITKADAKACEVRVDVVETASSNRPKVSLGIACLKDDALEEVVFHAAQTEIDSIVFLRTDYSQEPKNSDLKKTVRRAELKSLVSLKQSKKPWLTKIEGPIEFKDWLKSYSGDLVLCDMDGENAPATESLASPTTLLVGPEGGFSPAEIQAIKDFSNGKVHLMKLGPTRLRARTAAIIALGKIVC, encoded by the coding sequence ATGGGCAAAGATAATTGCTACTTTATGGCCATGAAAACTCCTGATAGCCGTTTTTACTGTCCGCTGATTACCGAAGGCACAATCACTCTTGACGAAAACGAAAGCACCCACGCAGTACGAGTCTGCCGTGCCGCCGTTGGCGATGTGCTGCAACTTTCCGATGGCCTAGGTCATTACGCCGATGGGACAATCACGAAAGCTGACGCCAAGGCTTGCGAAGTCCGCGTCGATGTAGTGGAAACGGCTAGCAGCAATCGTCCCAAGGTTTCTCTTGGCATTGCCTGCCTCAAGGACGACGCCCTGGAAGAGGTGGTGTTCCACGCCGCACAGACAGAAATTGACAGCATCGTATTTCTGCGGACAGACTACTCCCAGGAGCCAAAGAACTCTGACCTGAAAAAGACTGTACGACGCGCCGAACTGAAAAGCCTTGTCAGCCTGAAGCAGTCCAAGAAGCCATGGCTCACAAAAATTGAAGGCCCCATCGAATTCAAGGACTGGTTAAAAAGCTACTCGGGCGACCTGGTCCTGTGCGATATGGACGGCGAAAACGCTCCCGCCACCGAAAGTCTAGCCTCCCCCACCACACTGCTGGTCGGCCCCGAAGGCGGCTTCTCCCCTGCAGAAATCCAGGCCATCAAGGATTTTTCTAACGGAAAGGTCCACTTAATGAAGCTGGGCCCCACCAGACTTCGCGCAAGAACAGCCGCAATCATCGCCCTAGGCAAGATTGTCTGCTGA
- a CDS encoding HD domain-containing phosphohydrolase, with protein MVHYYLIATLILSLANIAILMAINSKRNIPYYTAMFHVMTVQIGGHLFLAYSTNEQEALLANKIAYVGASFVPMLFFLGELALCNIKVSKKLHILLFSISAIILCLALTTGQSDIFYKSITLVENFGVTDFVAEYGPAHNLYNIIMGLYLISGLVIFFTSFYKKRNISYKNLFTLAVLGFIMIGSFFVMRRLNCDMVLTPAVFLLLQYTILFMIHRIGKYDIQSTILDTLEFQNESAYISFSEDLRYIGCNDIALHHFPTLKQFRVDFKVQESDELGKILLDQISKFNPNDFSYTSSFQYGKMHYKSTLKNLMHGNKICGYMFRIEDDTKIQRYIKLLDNYNNNLVTDVQNRDSQIQAIQEQMILGMANMVESRDNNTGGHIKRTSEAVKIIVNEMRKDDTYRPMNNFFSALIKAAPMHDLGKIAVDDAILRKPGRFTEEEFEIMKTHAEKGAAIVENLLKGVESEQFVAVARNVAHYHHERFDGTGYPNRLKGKDIPLEARIMAVADVYDALVSQRCYKEKMSYAEAYEVIVESMGTHFDPQLKKYFINCHRELEAYYDSMKR; from the coding sequence ATGGTTCATTATTATCTAATCGCCACGTTAATTTTGTCACTTGCGAACATTGCCATCCTGATGGCAATCAACTCCAAGCGCAACATTCCCTATTACACAGCCATGTTCCATGTGATGACTGTACAGATAGGCGGACATCTGTTCCTGGCTTATTCCACCAACGAACAAGAAGCCCTTCTCGCAAATAAGATTGCCTACGTAGGAGCCTCCTTTGTTCCGATGCTATTCTTTCTTGGAGAACTGGCACTCTGCAACATCAAGGTTTCCAAGAAATTGCACATTTTGCTGTTCAGCATTAGCGCCATCATCCTCTGCCTTGCACTGACAACTGGTCAGAGCGACATTTTTTACAAGAGCATTACCCTTGTTGAAAATTTCGGCGTTACCGATTTTGTAGCGGAATACGGTCCGGCACACAACCTCTATAACATCATAATGGGGCTGTACCTTATTTCGGGTCTAGTCATTTTCTTCACTTCCTTCTACAAAAAGAGAAACATTTCCTACAAGAACCTGTTCACCTTGGCCGTACTTGGCTTCATCATGATCGGTTCCTTCTTTGTTATGCGTAGACTCAACTGCGACATGGTATTGACACCCGCTGTATTCCTGCTGCTCCAGTATACCATATTGTTCATGATCCACCGCATTGGTAAATACGACATCCAGAGCACCATTCTTGACACGCTGGAATTCCAGAACGAAAGTGCATACATTTCGTTCTCCGAAGATTTGCGCTACATCGGCTGTAACGACATCGCCCTGCACCACTTCCCCACATTAAAGCAGTTCCGCGTAGACTTTAAAGTACAGGAAAGCGATGAACTGGGAAAAATTCTGCTGGACCAGATCAGCAAATTCAACCCCAACGATTTCTCTTACACCTCTAGTTTCCAATACGGCAAGATGCATTACAAGAGCACCTTGAAAAACCTGATGCACGGAAACAAGATTTGCGGTTATATGTTCCGCATCGAAGACGACACCAAGATCCAGCGTTACATCAAATTGTTGGACAACTACAACAACAACCTCGTTACCGATGTCCAGAACAGAGATAGCCAGATCCAGGCTATTCAGGAACAGATGATCCTGGGCATGGCCAACATGGTAGAAAGCCGTGACAATAACACTGGCGGCCACATCAAGCGAACCAGCGAAGCGGTAAAGATTATCGTCAACGAAATGCGTAAGGACGACACCTACAGACCCATGAACAACTTCTTTAGCGCTTTGATAAAGGCCGCCCCGATGCATGACCTTGGTAAAATCGCCGTGGACGACGCCATCCTGAGAAAGCCGGGCCGATTCACCGAAGAAGAATTCGAAATCATGAAGACCCACGCCGAAAAGGGAGCCGCAATCGTAGAGAATTTGCTTAAGGGCGTTGAGTCCGAGCAGTTTGTGGCCGTAGCCAGAAACGTTGCCCATTACCATCACGAACGTTTTGACGGAACCGGCTACCCCAACCGCCTCAAGGGCAAGGACATCCCCCTGGAAGCACGCATCATGGCCGTTGCAGACGTGTACGACGCACTTGTCAGCCAGCGCTGCTACAAGGAAAAGATGTCTTACGCAGAAGCATACGAAGTGATTGTAGAATCTATGGGAACCCACTTCGACCCGCAACTGAAGAAGTACTTCATCAACTGCCACAGAGAGCTGGAAGCTTACTACGACAGCATGAAGCGATAA
- the purT gene encoding formate-dependent phosphoribosylglycinamide formyltransferase produces MSEIGTPLSSSATKVLFCGAGELGKEVIIEMMRLGVEVVAVDRYANAPGMQVAHRSHVINMLDGAELRRVIELEKPDYIVPEVEAIATDTLVQMESEGYTVIPTAKATKLTMNREGIRRLAAEELGIKTSPYKFADNFEDFKAAVKEIGIPCVIKPVMSSSGHGQSVIKTEADIENSWNISQNEGRTGKASRVIIEGFVPFDYEITLLTVRHVAGTAFLEPIGHHQVGGDYQESWQPQPMKPELLEQAKVIAKKVTDALGGRGIFGVELFVCKDEVLFSEVSPRPHDTGMVTLISQDLSEFALHARAILGLPIPNIAFHGPSASKAIVCDGNSTQVKFSGLEEVLAEPDTGLRLFGKPELKGHRRMGVLLARRESVDEALKTVMAMREKVKVSL; encoded by the coding sequence ATGTCTGAAATCGGTACCCCGCTAAGCTCTAGTGCAACTAAGGTTCTCTTCTGCGGTGCAGGAGAACTGGGTAAGGAAGTTATCATCGAAATGATGCGTCTCGGCGTCGAAGTGGTTGCCGTAGACCGTTATGCCAACGCCCCGGGCATGCAGGTGGCTCACCGTTCCCATGTGATCAACATGCTGGATGGTGCCGAACTCCGCCGCGTTATCGAGCTGGAAAAGCCCGACTACATCGTGCCGGAAGTGGAAGCTATTGCTACCGATACTCTGGTCCAGATGGAATCCGAAGGCTATACCGTGATTCCTACCGCCAAGGCTACCAAGCTGACCATGAACCGCGAAGGCATCCGTCGCCTTGCTGCCGAAGAACTTGGTATCAAGACCAGCCCCTACAAGTTTGCAGACAACTTCGAAGACTTCAAGGCAGCCGTCAAGGAAATCGGTATTCCTTGCGTCATCAAGCCCGTGATGAGCTCCTCCGGCCATGGCCAGAGCGTCATCAAGACTGAAGCCGATATCGAAAACTCCTGGAACATTTCCCAGAACGAAGGCCGCACCGGTAAGGCTAGCCGCGTGATCATCGAAGGCTTCGTTCCCTTTGACTACGAAATTACTTTGCTCACCGTCCGTCACGTTGCAGGTACTGCATTCCTGGAACCCATCGGACATCATCAGGTGGGTGGCGACTATCAGGAATCCTGGCAGCCCCAGCCCATGAAGCCTGAACTTCTGGAACAGGCTAAGGTCATTGCCAAGAAAGTGACCGATGCTCTGGGTGGCCGCGGTATCTTCGGCGTTGAACTGTTTGTCTGCAAGGACGAAGTGCTATTCAGCGAAGTGAGCCCCAGACCTCATGACACCGGCATGGTGACCTTGATTTCCCAGGACCTTTCTGAATTTGCTCTCCACGCCCGCGCTATTCTCGGCCTGCCCATTCCTAACATTGCTTTCCACGGCCCCAGTGCTTCCAAGGCAATCGTTTGCGATGGCAACTCCACCCAGGTGAAGTTCAGCGGTCTTGAAGAAGTTCTTGCAGAACCCGACACTGGCCTCCGCCTGTTCGGTAAGCCGGAGCTGAAGGGCCACCGCCGTATGGGCGTTCTTCTTGCCCGTCGCGAATCTGTGGACGAAGCTCTCAAGACTGTTATGGCCATGAGAGAAAAGGTGAAGGTTTCCCTTTAA